One Setaria viridis chromosome 3, Setaria_viridis_v4.0, whole genome shotgun sequence DNA window includes the following coding sequences:
- the LOC117848551 gene encoding CSC1-like protein At3g21620, with the protein MATISDIGLSAAFNVLTAIAFLLAFAFLRLQPINDRVYFPKWYLRGMRDNPISSGAAVQKFVNLDARSYLKFLNWMPAALKMPQDELINHAGLDSVVYLRIYLTGLKIFVPITALAFLVLVPVNWFNDALDGMKKVVHSDIDKLSISNIPNGSKRFIAHLVMAYAITFWTCYILLKEYQIIAKLRLRFLASEKRRPDQFTVLVRNIPQDPDESISELVEHFFLVNHPDNYLRHQVVYNANKLADLVEKKKKMQNWLDYYRLKYERNPSERPTTKTGFLGCFGSKVDAIDYYKSEIEKIGKEEAEERKKVMKDPKSVVPAAFVSFRSRWGAAVCAQTQQTSNPTVWLTEWAPEPRDVYWNNLSIPFVSLTVRRLIIAVAFFFLNFFYVIPITFVQSLANLEGIEKALPFLKPLVELPLIKSFIQGLLPGIVLKIFLIVLPTILMFMSKFEGLISQSSLERRSASKYYIFLFFNVFLGSVIAGSALEQLQKYIHMSANEIPKLIGFSVPMKATFFITYVMVDGWAGVAGEILRLKPLIFFHLKNFFLVKTEKDREEAMDPGSICFDSCEPRIQLYFLLGLVYAAVTPLLLPFILVFFGFAYVVYRHQIINVYNQQYESGAQFWPSVHGRIITALIVSQLLLLGLLSTKGLEEATPVLLVLPVLTFWFFKYCKHRYEPAFVRNPLQEAMRKDTLERAREPNFDLKAYLANSYLHPVFKGTDHDDDRYSTVDDDGWMEEEVLVPTKRHSRRTTPAQSKYDGSDGLSSVPEKS; encoded by the exons ATGGCTACAATCAGTGACATTGGTCTCTCCGCGGCTTTCAATGTACTGACTGCCATTGCCTTCTTGCTGGCATTTGCATTCCTACGGTTGCAGCCCATCAACGACAGGGTCTACTTTCCCAAATGGTACCTCAGGGGCATGAGAGACAACCCAATCTCCTCTGGTGCAGCTGTGCAGAAGTTTGTCAATTTAGACGCAAGATCATACTTGAAATTTTTAAACTGGATGCCGGCTGCTCTCAAGATGCCCCAGGATGAGCTGATTAACCATGCAGGCCTTGATTCTGTGGTCTATCTACGGATATACCTAACAGG GCTCAAGATATTTGTTCCAATTACGGCTCTGGCTTTTCTTGTTCTGGTCCCAGTGAATTGGTTCAATGATGCACTAGATGGCATGAAAAAAGTAGTCCACAGTGATATTGACAAACTTTCAATATCCAATATACCTAATGGGTCAAAGAG GTTTATAGCTCACTTGGTAATGGCTTATGCCATCACATTTTGGACCTGCTATATATTGTTGAAGGAGTATCAAATTATCGCCAAGTTGAGGCTGCGCTTTCTTGCTTCAGAGAAACGCCGACCAGATCAGTTCACT GTCCTTGTGCGGAATATACCACAAGATCCTGATGAATCAATCAGTGAGCTTGTGGAAcatttcttccttgtcaatcatcCTGATAATTATCTAAGACACCAG GTGGTTTACAATGCAAATAAACTTGCTGATCTGgttgaaaagaagaagaagatgcaaaATTGGCTCGATTATTACCGACTCAAGTATGAAAGAAATCCATCAGAGAGGCCTACCACCAAG ACTGGCTTTCTTGGATGCTTCGGCTCCAAGGTCGATGCTATTGACTATTACAAATCAGAGATTGAGAAGATAGGGAAGGAA GAAGCTGAAGAGCGTAAAAAGGTCATGAAGGATCCAAAGTCAGTTGTGCCAGCAGCCTTTGTTTCATTTCGCTCCCGTTGGGGTGCAGCAGTCTGTGCTCAGACCCAACAAACCAGCAATCCAACAGTCTGGTTGACTGAATGGGCTCCAGAACCTCGTGATGTTTACTGGAATAATCTGTCCATCCCTTTTGTTTCCCTCACAGTCAGGAGGCTGATAATTGCTGTGGCATTCTTCTTCCTTAACTTCTTTTATGTCATTCCAATAACATTCGTACAGTCTCTTGCGAACCTTGAAGGAATAGAGAAAGCACTTCCATTTCTAAAGCCCTTGGTTGAATT ACCATTGATTAAATCATTCATTCAAGGGCTTCTTCCTGGAATTGTTTTGAAGATcttccttatagtgcttccaactATACTGATGTTTATGTCTAAGTTTGAAGGACTGatatcacagtcatctctggaGCGGCGATCTGCATCTAAGTACTATATATTCTTGTTCTTCAATGTATTTTTGGGGAGTGTAATTGCAGGATCTGCTTTGGAGCAGCTTCAAAAATACATCCATATGTCAGCAAATGA GATACCAAAGCTCATTGGTTTTTCCGTTCCAATGAAGGCAACTTTTTTCATAACATACGTAATGGTTGATGGTTGGGCTGGTGTAGCTGGTGAAATATTGAGACTGAAGCCACTGATATTCTTCCACCTGAAGAACTTTTTCTTGGTTAAAACTGAAAAGGACAGAGAAGAGGCAATGGATCCTGGCAGCATCTGCTTTGACTCATGCGAACCTAGAATACAACTGTACTTCTTGCTTGGCCTTGTTTACGCTGCGGTGACACCACTCCTGCTTCCTTTTATATTGGTATTCTTTGGGTTCGCTTATGTTGTCTACCGCCACCAG ATAATAAATGTGTACAATCAGCAATATGAGAGCGGGGCGCAGTTCTGGCCAAGTGTTCATGGGCGTATTATCACGGCTTTGATCGTATCACAACTGCTGCTCCTGGGACTGCTGAGTACAAAAGGTTTGGAGGAGGCGACGCCTGTGCTCCTTGTTCTTCCTGTGCTGACCTTCTGGTTCTTCAAGTACTGCAAGCACCGCTACGAGCCAGCATTCGTGAGGAACCCGCTGCAG GAGGCGATGCGGAAGGACACCCTGGAACGCGCTCGGGAGCCCAACTTCGACCTGAAGGCGTACCTGGCCAACTCGTACCTGCACCCGGTGTTCAAGGGCACCGACCACGACGACGACAGGTACTCGACGGTGGACGACGATGggtggatggaggaggaggtgctcgTGCCGACCAAGCGGCATTCCAGGAGGACGACGCCCGCGCAGAGCAAGTACGACGGGTCGGACGGCCTGTCGTCTGTGCCCGAAAAATCATAG